A single region of the Streptomyces sp. NBC_00236 genome encodes:
- the arfB gene encoding alternative ribosome rescue aminoacyl-tRNA hydrolase ArfB — translation MSGPYFIRGAVSLPEAELMWRFSRSSGPGGQHVNTSDSQVELRFDLAATESLPEVWKERALERLASRLVNGVVSVRSSEHRSQWRNRETALVRLTALLAEATAPPPKPRVKRKIPRGINERRLREKKQRGDTKRGRSGRDW, via the coding sequence ATGTCCGGGCCCTATTTCATCCGCGGTGCGGTCTCCCTGCCGGAGGCCGAGCTCATGTGGCGTTTCTCGCGGTCCTCCGGGCCCGGAGGGCAGCACGTCAACACCAGTGACTCCCAGGTGGAGCTGCGCTTCGACCTCGCGGCGACCGAGTCGCTCCCCGAGGTGTGGAAGGAGCGCGCGCTGGAGCGACTGGCGAGCCGGCTGGTCAACGGCGTCGTATCCGTCCGCTCCTCGGAGCACCGCTCGCAGTGGCGCAACCGGGAGACGGCCCTCGTGCGGCTCACGGCCCTGCTGGCCGAGGCCACGGCGCCGCCCCCCAAGCCGCGGGTCAAGCGGAAGATCCCGCGCGGGATCAACGAACGCCGGCTGCGCGAGAAGAAGCAGCGCGGCGACACCAAGCGAGGCCGCTCCGGCCGCGACTGGTAG
- a CDS encoding sensor histidine kinase: MEQGYEAKRRGPSAPGTGQVGDPGTRGLALLMHAAFFLLLGASLTRFLLRHPGETRTPWIIGLSAALAVLYVLGPVLGSRPTPRRLVWLGVLVAVWMVLVVLAPSFAWCAVPLFYTGLRILPPRAALALVALLTLFVVAAQLRLADGFDPNLVLAPPAVAAVATAVFIHMQRQAATQAELIDDLLRTRRELAATERREGTLAERQRLSMEIHDTLAQGLSSQQMLLQAADRTWDADPATARRHVRTATGIAERNLAEARRFVHDLAPADLAEGGGLEAALHALATRETAQSQGRLTVRCHVEGTPHTALPDRVQSALLRIAQGALANVTEHAGATEAALTLTHLDDRTVLDIADNGHGFTPAPRTGTPDGVRGHGLPAMRARLQQLGGTLAIESAPGEGTVVTAAVPLTGEPPAAPSPAPGHQDSP, from the coding sequence GTGGAGCAGGGGTACGAGGCGAAGCGGCGGGGCCCGTCGGCGCCCGGCACCGGGCAGGTCGGCGACCCCGGCACCCGCGGGCTCGCGCTGCTCATGCACGCCGCCTTCTTCCTGCTGCTGGGCGCCTCGCTGACCCGGTTCCTGCTGCGGCACCCGGGCGAGACGCGCACCCCGTGGATCATCGGCCTGTCCGCCGCCCTCGCCGTCCTGTACGTACTCGGCCCCGTCCTCGGCTCCCGCCCGACGCCACGCCGCCTCGTGTGGCTCGGGGTGCTGGTCGCCGTGTGGATGGTGCTCGTCGTCCTCGCGCCGAGCTTCGCCTGGTGCGCGGTCCCGCTCTTCTACACCGGGCTGCGCATCCTGCCGCCGCGTGCCGCGCTCGCCCTCGTCGCGCTGCTGACCCTGTTCGTCGTCGCCGCACAACTGCGGCTGGCCGACGGCTTCGACCCGAACCTGGTCCTCGCCCCGCCCGCCGTCGCGGCCGTCGCCACCGCCGTCTTCATCCATATGCAGCGCCAGGCCGCCACCCAGGCGGAGCTCATCGACGACCTGCTCCGCACCCGCCGCGAACTGGCCGCCACCGAACGGCGCGAAGGCACCCTCGCCGAACGCCAGCGGCTCTCCATGGAGATCCACGACACCCTGGCCCAGGGGCTGTCCAGCCAGCAGATGCTGCTCCAGGCCGCCGACCGCACCTGGGACGCCGACCCGGCGACCGCCCGCCGCCACGTCCGTACCGCCACCGGCATCGCGGAACGCAACCTCGCCGAGGCCCGCCGCTTCGTCCACGACCTGGCCCCCGCCGACCTCGCCGAGGGCGGCGGCCTGGAAGCGGCGCTGCACGCGCTCGCCACCCGCGAGACCGCGCAGTCACAGGGCCGGCTCACCGTCCGCTGCCACGTCGAGGGCACACCCCACACGGCCCTGCCCGACCGCGTGCAGTCCGCCCTGCTGCGGATCGCCCAGGGCGCCCTGGCCAACGTCACCGAGCACGCGGGCGCCACCGAGGCCGCCCTGACCCTCACCCACCTCGACGACCGGACCGTCCTCGACATCGCCGACAACGGCCACGGCTTCACACCCGCCCCGCGCACCGGAACCCCGGACGGGGTCCGCGGACACGGACTGCCCGCGATGCGCGCCCGGCTCCAGCAGCTCGGCGGCACCCTGGCCATCGAGTCCGCACCCGGCGAAGGCACCGTGGTGACCGCCGCCGTCCCCCTCACCGGCGAACCGCCCGCCGCCCCCAGCCCCGCCCCCGGCCACCAGGACTCGCCATGA
- the cdgB gene encoding diguanylate cyclase CdgB, giving the protein MEAESEPYVRLATMRQLHQAVADLNTARSLADTLQTVADGIVAGLGYELACVNLVRPDGDLVVAAFAGNSAAEALITGRVGSRTSWERRLAMGEIWDELRFIPHTDGWVLLDDDVPQWHTEGPEPRFEDEWHPQDRLYAPMYASGGGSDLLGVISVDRPRNGRRPGAWGREALQMYASQSAIAISNARLRANMQRALVRLEREQQALRASEESFRQAFEYAPSGMAIAEMGGDQHGRLLRTNDALCRLLGRPASVLRRYSFADLVHPEDIGTLLRTSAEGGRAELRLGRRDGTYLWVSLRNSVVADTADGPRFLLTHVEDIEERKRHELNLAHRASHDALTGLPNSAELRARLSARLCERPHSVVSTDVEALDAAYGDVDEARAHGFPADGFDVGRGVGPYDHHVHSVAPDTVKDDGAKGLAVLFCDLDGFKSINDRFGHHTGDAVLIEVARRLTTCVRDGDTVARLGGDEFVVLADGLGSADAADLAVRLRNAIIPPIRVDGRAVRVGASFGIGWAACGMTAEEVLRSADQRMYVEKRSRSKVHRRAG; this is encoded by the coding sequence ATGGAGGCCGAGTCGGAGCCGTACGTCCGTCTTGCGACGATGCGGCAGCTGCACCAGGCCGTAGCCGATCTCAACACGGCGCGGAGCCTGGCCGACACACTGCAGACCGTCGCCGACGGAATCGTCGCCGGTCTCGGCTACGAGCTTGCCTGCGTCAACCTCGTCCGTCCCGACGGTGATCTCGTGGTCGCCGCCTTCGCCGGCAACAGCGCCGCCGAGGCCCTGATCACCGGCCGCGTCGGCTCCCGTACCTCCTGGGAACGCCGGCTGGCCATGGGCGAGATATGGGACGAGCTCCGCTTCATACCCCACACCGACGGCTGGGTCCTCCTCGACGACGACGTCCCGCAGTGGCACACCGAGGGCCCCGAGCCCCGCTTCGAGGACGAGTGGCACCCGCAGGACCGGCTCTACGCCCCGATGTACGCCTCGGGCGGCGGCAGCGACCTCCTCGGCGTCATATCCGTGGACCGCCCCCGCAACGGCCGCCGGCCCGGCGCCTGGGGCCGCGAGGCGCTCCAGATGTACGCGTCCCAGTCGGCCATTGCGATCAGTAACGCCCGGCTCCGGGCAAACATGCAGCGCGCCCTGGTCCGCCTGGAGCGTGAACAACAGGCGCTGCGGGCCAGCGAGGAATCCTTCCGCCAGGCCTTCGAGTACGCCCCCAGCGGCATGGCCATCGCGGAGATGGGCGGCGACCAGCACGGCAGGCTGCTGCGCACCAACGACGCCCTGTGCCGGCTCCTGGGCCGTCCCGCCTCCGTGCTGCGCCGCTACTCCTTCGCCGACCTGGTCCACCCCGAGGACATCGGCACCCTGCTGCGCACCTCCGCCGAGGGCGGCCGTGCCGAGCTGCGGCTGGGCCGCAGGGACGGCACCTATCTGTGGGTCTCGCTGCGCAACTCCGTCGTCGCGGACACCGCGGACGGGCCGCGCTTCCTCCTCACCCACGTCGAGGACATAGAGGAGCGCAAGCGTCACGAGCTGAACCTTGCGCACCGCGCCTCGCACGACGCCCTGACCGGGCTGCCCAACAGCGCGGAGCTGCGGGCCCGGCTCAGTGCGCGGCTGTGCGAGCGCCCGCACTCCGTGGTGTCCACGGACGTGGAGGCGCTGGACGCGGCGTACGGAGATGTCGACGAGGCGCGGGCGCACGGTTTCCCCGCCGACGGGTTCGACGTCGGCCGGGGCGTCGGGCCGTACGACCACCATGTGCATTCCGTCGCACCGGACACGGTGAAGGACGACGGGGCGAAGGGGCTCGCGGTCCTCTTCTGCGACCTGGACGGCTTCAAGTCGATCAACGACCGCTTCGGGCATCACACGGGTGACGCGGTTCTCATCGAGGTCGCCCGGCGGCTGACCACCTGTGTCCGCGACGGGGACACCGTCGCCCGGCTCGGGGGTGACGAATTCGTCGTCCTCGCAGACGGGCTGGGGTCCGCAGACGCCGCGGACCTGGCCGTACGCCTGCGTAACGCCATCATTCCGCCCATTCGGGTCGACGGCCGGGCGGTGCGGGTCGGGGCGAGTTTCGGCATCGGCTGGGCCGCCTGCGGCATGACCGCGGAAGAGGTGCTGCGCTCCGCCGACCAGCGGATGTACGTCGAGAAGCGGTCCCGGTCCAAGGTTCACCGCAGGGCCGGCTGA
- a CDS encoding YncE family protein — MRARRAVLLLAAAAVLAGCATEATGTPDGSAAVKSPAGIPSAAAPAGRTPDGTLLVADFGGDTVTFVDPERGAFDRVEVGTAPYGLVVGADGRAWVATAEGVAVVDTLTRTRQARIPYGTETGPVTTGEYRGGGMGIALAPDGRHVYVGVNVPDAEGVLEVIDTGTREVTDTVPVGRRPFDVDVSPDGDEVYATGHDSFDVTSVRTDTLRTRRMEVAPYGTEGGLGSWLKPHYAVVRPGDGKLLLPFEGERLAVLDPRTGEVAVEPMTANTHQHGVTTTPDGTLLVVGTGPIASDDEEASLTVRKPDGTERVIGLDGPHEDVAVSDDGRTAYVTGGFTRDGYWNGITVVDLAGRTDPVRLAAGERPLGIAVL, encoded by the coding sequence GTGAGGGCGCGGCGGGCGGTACTCCTGCTGGCCGCGGCGGCGGTGCTCGCGGGCTGCGCCACGGAGGCCACGGGCACACCGGACGGGAGCGCCGCCGTGAAGAGCCCGGCGGGCATTCCGTCCGCGGCGGCCCCGGCCGGGCGCACCCCCGACGGCACGCTCCTCGTCGCCGACTTCGGTGGGGACACGGTGACGTTCGTCGATCCGGAACGCGGTGCGTTCGACCGGGTCGAGGTCGGCACCGCTCCGTACGGGCTGGTGGTCGGGGCGGACGGCCGGGCCTGGGTGGCCACGGCCGAGGGCGTCGCGGTCGTGGACACGTTGACCCGTACCCGGCAGGCCCGTATCCCGTACGGGACGGAGACCGGACCCGTCACCACGGGCGAATACCGCGGCGGCGGCATGGGCATCGCGCTGGCGCCCGACGGCCGGCACGTCTACGTCGGCGTCAACGTCCCGGATGCGGAAGGAGTCCTGGAGGTGATCGACACCGGGACCCGCGAGGTCACCGACACCGTCCCGGTCGGCCGCCGGCCCTTCGACGTGGACGTATCGCCCGACGGCGACGAGGTGTACGCCACCGGCCACGACTCCTTCGACGTGACCTCCGTGCGCACGGACACCCTGCGGACCCGGCGGATGGAGGTGGCCCCGTACGGCACCGAGGGCGGTCTCGGCTCCTGGCTGAAGCCGCACTACGCGGTCGTCCGCCCCGGTGACGGGAAGCTGCTGCTGCCGTTCGAGGGCGAGCGGCTGGCGGTCCTCGATCCGCGTACCGGCGAGGTGGCGGTCGAGCCGATGACGGCGAACACGCACCAGCACGGCGTGACGACGACCCCCGACGGCACGCTGCTCGTCGTCGGCACCGGCCCGATCGCCTCCGACGACGAGGAGGCGTCGCTGACCGTTCGCAAGCCGGACGGCACCGAGCGCGTCATCGGCCTGGACGGCCCGCACGAGGACGTGGCGGTGTCCGACGACGGCCGCACGGCGTACGTCACCGGCGGCTTCACCCGGGACGGGTACTGGAACGGCATCACGGTCGTGGACCTCGCCGGAAGGACGGACCCGGTCCGGCTGGCGGCGGGCGAGCGGCCGCTGGGCATCGCGGTGCTCTGA
- a CDS encoding flavin reductase family protein, which produces MSNDEFRGALARLAAGVVLITAQEPPLDEHGRGEDVGMTATAFMSVSLDPPLVMVSLRNDSRMDDLLAEQPLWAVSVLAESQRHIAGRFAMKGRISDRLLFEDIPYVRGDVTGAPLVGGALATLECRTEQRITAGDHTLVIGRVLGAQLPSGDGSPLTYFRGRYRQLG; this is translated from the coding sequence GTGAGCAACGACGAGTTCCGCGGCGCCCTCGCCCGGCTGGCAGCCGGAGTGGTGCTGATCACCGCGCAGGAGCCCCCGCTCGACGAGCACGGCCGCGGCGAGGACGTGGGCATGACGGCGACCGCCTTCATGTCGGTCTCGCTCGACCCGCCGCTGGTCATGGTGAGCCTGCGCAACGACTCCCGGATGGACGACCTGCTGGCGGAGCAGCCGCTGTGGGCCGTCTCCGTACTGGCGGAGAGCCAGCGGCACATCGCGGGACGGTTCGCCATGAAGGGCCGGATCAGCGACCGGCTGCTGTTCGAGGACATCCCCTATGTACGGGGCGACGTCACCGGCGCCCCTCTGGTCGGGGGCGCGCTCGCGACGCTGGAGTGCCGCACCGAGCAGCGGATCACCGCGGGTGACCACACGCTCGTGATCGGCCGGGTGCTGGGTGCGCAGCTGCCGAGCGGGGACGGCAGCCCGCTGACGTACTTTCGCGGGCGCTACCGGCAGCTGGGCTGA
- a CDS encoding M1 family metallopeptidase, translating into MDHRPPARDTTRGTARGTARAPRRAAGSAALLLALAVLAPACTAGSGGVEGKPGASGLRDPYFPKLGNGGYDVTHYDLTLDVDPDEQTLRGTAVITARATQDLSSFNLDLAGLTVDSATVEGRPAAVNRAGNELTLRTDAKVEDRLQRGETFRTVVRYSGSPRTITDADDSEEGWLPTDDGALALGEPTGSMAWFPGNHHPSDKAAYDLTVTVPKGLTAVSNGVPAGPPTTVGDRTTYRWHTAEPMASYLATLAVGRFTTKTSTTADGITVFTAVDPESARASAATLARLPEVVKWEAEHFGPYPFSATGAIVDRKGDSGYALETQNRPFFPGPPSVGLLVHEMAHQWFGDSVTPATWRDMWLNEGLATYAEWLWEEEKEDVPAQESFDEAYEDEDNWAFPPADPPSAADISEQPVYGRGAMVIHKIREAVDDDEEFFALLAGWTKAHRHGNASTADFTAYVEEETGEDLSELWEDWLYGRDRPAADG; encoded by the coding sequence GTGGATCACCGACCTCCGGCACGCGACACGACACGCGGCACGGCACGCGGCACGGCACGCGCACCCCGCAGGGCGGCCGGCTCCGCCGCCCTGCTCCTCGCCCTCGCCGTCCTCGCCCCCGCCTGCACCGCCGGCAGCGGCGGGGTGGAGGGCAAGCCCGGCGCCTCCGGGCTGCGCGACCCGTACTTCCCGAAGCTCGGCAACGGCGGTTACGACGTCACGCACTACGACCTCACGCTCGACGTCGACCCGGACGAGCAGACGCTGCGCGGGACCGCCGTGATCACCGCACGGGCGACCCAGGACCTGAGCTCGTTCAACCTCGACCTCGCCGGTCTGACCGTGGACTCGGCGACCGTGGAGGGGCGTCCGGCCGCGGTCAACCGGGCGGGCAACGAGCTGACGCTGCGTACGGACGCGAAGGTCGAGGACCGGCTCCAACGGGGCGAGACGTTCCGTACCGTCGTCCGCTACTCGGGCTCCCCGCGCACGATCACCGATGCGGACGACTCCGAGGAGGGCTGGCTGCCGACCGACGACGGCGCGCTCGCCCTCGGGGAGCCGACGGGTTCGATGGCCTGGTTCCCCGGCAACCACCACCCGAGCGACAAGGCCGCGTACGACCTGACGGTCACCGTCCCCAAGGGGCTGACGGCGGTCTCCAACGGGGTGCCGGCCGGGCCTCCGACGACGGTGGGGGACCGCACCACCTACCGCTGGCACACCGCCGAACCGATGGCGAGCTACCTCGCGACCCTGGCCGTCGGCCGCTTCACGACGAAGACGTCGACGACGGCGGACGGCATCACGGTGTTCACCGCCGTGGACCCGGAGTCGGCGAGGGCGAGCGCGGCAACGCTGGCCAGGCTCCCCGAGGTAGTGAAGTGGGAGGCCGAGCACTTCGGCCCGTACCCGTTCTCCGCGACGGGCGCGATCGTGGACCGCAAGGGGGACTCCGGCTATGCGCTGGAGACGCAGAACCGGCCGTTCTTCCCCGGCCCGCCGAGTGTCGGCCTGCTCGTCCACGAGATGGCGCACCAGTGGTTCGGCGACTCGGTGACGCCCGCGACCTGGCGCGACATGTGGCTCAACGAGGGACTGGCGACGTACGCGGAGTGGCTCTGGGAGGAGGAGAAGGAGGACGTCCCGGCCCAGGAGTCGTTCGACGAGGCGTACGAGGACGAGGACAACTGGGCCTTCCCGCCCGCCGATCCGCCGAGCGCCGCGGACATCTCGGAGCAGCCGGTGTACGGGCGCGGGGCCATGGTCATCCACAAGATCCGCGAAGCGGTCGACGACGACGAGGAGTTCTTCGCGCTGCTCGCCGGCTGGACGAAGGCGCACCGGCACGGCAACGCCTCGACGGCGGACTTCACGGCGTATGTGGAGGAGGAGACGGGCGAGGACCTGTCGGAGCTGTGGGAGGACTGGCTGTACGGCAGGGACCGGCCTGCCGCGGATGGCTGA
- a CDS encoding M4 family metallopeptidase translates to MTPHMNTRRAAALAAVAAMVVVGVQTGAANATPGASDGGSSASPRTSTPASPAFNSASARTSAIKSAQTEASSAAAALGLGTQEKLIARDVIKDANGTVHTRYERTYAGLPVLGGDLVTHTAGSGKLKGVTKATKARISVPSTTPKIKTAAGARKVIWARGTTPVLAFETIRTGVQKDGTPSRLHIITDAVTGKKLHSYEAIETAGIGNSQYSGKVDLSTTASGSGFELTDGDRGGHKTYDLNQGESGTGDLVTDDDDTWGDGTGDDRQTAAVDAHYGAAKTWDFYKSALGRDGIAGDGKAAYSRVHYGDAYVNAFWDDSCFCMTYGDGADNKSALTGLDVAGHEMSHGLTAATANLDYAGESGGLNEATSDIFGTSVEFFADNATDVGDYLIGEKIDINGDGTPLRYMDKPSKDGGSADYWDSSVGDQDVHYSSGVANHFFYLLAEGSGAKTINGVDYDSPTSDGSTVTGIGRDKAVQIWYKALSEYMTSTTDYAAARVATEKAATDLYGADSAELASVSAAWSGVNVK, encoded by the coding sequence ATGACCCCCCACATGAACACCCGTCGCGCCGCAGCCCTGGCCGCCGTGGCCGCGATGGTCGTCGTCGGAGTGCAGACCGGTGCGGCGAACGCCACCCCGGGCGCCTCCGACGGCGGTTCCTCCGCCTCCCCCCGCACGTCCACCCCCGCCTCCCCCGCCTTCAACAGCGCCTCCGCACGCACGAGCGCCATCAAGTCGGCCCAGACCGAAGCCTCTTCTGCCGCCGCCGCCCTCGGGCTCGGCACCCAGGAGAAACTGATCGCCCGTGACGTGATCAAGGACGCCAACGGCACCGTCCACACCCGCTACGAGCGCACCTACGCCGGACTGCCCGTCCTCGGCGGCGACCTCGTCACCCACACCGCCGGCAGCGGCAAGCTCAAGGGCGTCACCAAGGCGACGAAGGCCCGGATATCCGTGCCGTCCACGACGCCGAAGATCAAGACGGCGGCAGGCGCCCGCAAGGTGATCTGGGCGCGCGGCACCACGCCCGTCCTCGCCTTCGAGACCATCAGGACCGGCGTACAGAAGGACGGCACCCCGAGCCGGCTGCACATCATCACGGACGCCGTCACCGGCAAGAAGCTGCACAGCTACGAGGCGATCGAGACGGCCGGTATCGGCAACAGCCAGTACAGCGGCAAGGTCGACCTCTCCACCACCGCGTCCGGCTCGGGCTTCGAACTGACCGACGGCGACCGCGGCGGCCACAAGACGTACGACCTGAACCAGGGCGAGAGCGGCACCGGCGACCTCGTCACCGACGACGACGACACCTGGGGCGACGGCACCGGCGACGACCGCCAGACCGCCGCAGTCGACGCCCACTACGGCGCCGCGAAGACCTGGGACTTCTACAAGTCGGCCCTCGGCCGCGACGGCATCGCCGGTGACGGCAAGGCCGCCTACTCCCGGGTCCACTACGGCGACGCGTACGTCAACGCGTTCTGGGACGACAGCTGCTTCTGCATGACGTACGGAGACGGCGCCGACAACAAGAGCGCCCTCACCGGCCTCGACGTCGCCGGCCACGAGATGAGCCACGGCCTGACCGCCGCCACCGCCAACCTCGACTACGCCGGGGAGTCCGGCGGTCTCAACGAGGCGACCAGCGACATCTTCGGCACCTCCGTGGAGTTCTTCGCCGACAACGCCACCGACGTCGGCGACTACCTCATCGGCGAGAAGATCGACATCAACGGCGACGGCACCCCGCTGCGCTACATGGACAAGCCCAGCAAGGACGGCGGCTCGGCCGACTACTGGGACAGCAGCGTCGGTGACCAGGACGTGCACTACTCGTCCGGCGTCGCCAACCACTTCTTCTACCTGCTGGCCGAGGGCAGCGGCGCGAAGACCATCAACGGCGTCGACTACGACTCCCCGACCTCCGACGGCTCCACCGTCACCGGCATCGGCCGGGACAAGGCCGTCCAGATCTGGTACAAGGCCCTCTCCGAGTACATGACCTCCACCACCGACTACGCGGCCGCCCGCGTCGCGACCGAGAAGGCGGCGACCGACCTGTACGGGGCGGACAGCGCCGAGCTCGCCTCGGTCAGCGCCGCCTGGAGCGGCGTCAACGTGAAGTAA
- a CDS encoding response regulator transcription factor, whose amino-acid sequence MTAPHPPVRILLCDDHAVVRAGLLALLGSEPDIEVVGEAGSGEEAVALTAKLTPDVVLMDLQLGEGIDGVETTRRIVAGTAGAHVLVLTTYDTDADITRAIEAGATGYLLKAERPEELFAAIRSAAQGRTTLSPPVASRVMARMRAPLPTLTDRERDILGQLSQGLGNRDIARALFISEATVKTHLGRIYDKLGVDTRAGAVSVAKEQRLLP is encoded by the coding sequence ATGACCGCTCCGCACCCGCCCGTCCGGATCCTGCTCTGCGACGACCACGCCGTCGTACGCGCCGGACTCCTCGCCCTCCTCGGCAGCGAGCCCGACATCGAGGTCGTCGGCGAGGCCGGCAGCGGCGAGGAGGCCGTCGCCCTGACCGCCAAACTCACCCCCGACGTCGTCCTGATGGACCTCCAGCTGGGCGAGGGCATCGACGGCGTCGAGACGACCCGACGCATCGTGGCCGGCACCGCGGGCGCCCACGTCCTCGTCCTCACCACGTACGACACCGACGCCGACATCACCCGCGCCATCGAGGCGGGCGCCACCGGCTACCTGCTGAAGGCCGAGCGCCCTGAGGAACTCTTCGCCGCGATCCGCTCCGCCGCCCAGGGCCGCACCACCCTGTCCCCGCCCGTCGCCAGCCGCGTCATGGCCCGGATGCGCGCCCCCCTGCCCACCCTCACCGACCGCGAACGCGACATCCTGGGCCAGCTCTCCCAAGGCCTCGGCAACCGCGACATCGCCCGCGCCCTGTTCATCAGCGAGGCCACCGTCAAAACCCACCTGGGCCGCATCTACGACAAACTCGGCGTCGACACCCGGGCCGGCGCGGTCTCCGTCGCCAAGGAACAACGGCTTCTGCCCTGA
- a CDS encoding TerD family protein translates to MAVSLSKGGNVSLTKEAPGLTAVTVGLGWDVRTTTGTDFDLDASAIAVNAAGKVFSDGHFVFFNNKATPDQTIVHTGDNVTGEGEGDDEQINVNLAGLPADIDKIVFPVSIYDAETRSQNFGQVRNAYIRILNQAGGAEIARYDLSEDAATETAMVFGELYRNGAEWKFRAVGQGYASGLRGIAQDFGVNL, encoded by the coding sequence ATGGCAGTAAGCCTGTCCAAGGGCGGCAACGTCTCCCTCACCAAGGAGGCCCCCGGCCTCACCGCCGTCACGGTCGGCCTCGGCTGGGACGTCCGTACCACCACCGGCACCGACTTCGACCTCGACGCGTCCGCGATCGCGGTCAACGCCGCGGGGAAGGTCTTCTCCGACGGCCACTTCGTCTTCTTCAACAACAAGGCGACGCCGGACCAGACCATCGTGCACACCGGTGACAACGTCACGGGTGAGGGCGAGGGCGACGACGAGCAGATCAACGTCAACCTGGCGGGCCTGCCGGCGGACATCGACAAGATCGTCTTCCCGGTGTCGATCTACGACGCCGAGACCCGCAGCCAGAACTTCGGCCAGGTGCGCAACGCCTACATCCGCATCCTCAACCAGGCCGGCGGCGCCGAGATCGCGCGCTACGACCTGAGCGAGGACGCCGCCACCGAGACCGCCATGGTCTTCGGCGAGCTCTACCGCAACGGTGCCGAGTGGAAGTTCCGCGCCGTGGGCCAGGGCTACGCCTCGGGCCTGCGCGGCATCGCGCAGGACTTCGGCGTCAACCTCTGA
- a CDS encoding GlcG/HbpS family heme-binding protein, giving the protein MKKMSLRTRVLTGAVAAAALGAGTFGAMSANASAPAAAPATTVKADTANRNLQQSTHLTVDAATKAAQAALDAAEKENQRVAVSVVDRNGNTILTLRGDGSGPQAYESAEKKAYTAVSWNAPTSELAGRLAQAPNLKDIPGTLFLAGGAPVQVKGAPVAGIGVAGAPSGDLDEKFARAGVAALAK; this is encoded by the coding sequence ATGAAGAAGATGTCGCTGCGCACCCGTGTCCTGACCGGTGCCGTCGCCGCAGCCGCCCTCGGGGCCGGCACCTTCGGCGCCATGTCCGCGAACGCCTCCGCCCCGGCCGCCGCGCCCGCCACCACGGTCAAGGCGGACACCGCGAACCGCAACCTCCAGCAGTCCACGCACCTGACCGTGGACGCCGCCACGAAGGCCGCGCAGGCCGCCCTCGACGCCGCGGAGAAGGAGAACCAGCGGGTGGCCGTCTCCGTCGTCGACCGCAACGGCAACACCATCCTGACGCTGCGCGGCGACGGTTCGGGCCCGCAGGCGTACGAGTCCGCCGAGAAGAAGGCGTACACCGCCGTGTCCTGGAACGCCCCGACCTCGGAGCTGGCCGGGCGGCTCGCCCAGGCCCCGAACCTGAAGGACATCCCTGGCACCCTGTTCCTCGCGGGCGGCGCCCCGGTGCAGGTCAAGGGTGCTCCGGTGGCGGGCATCGGCGTGGCCGGCGCACCCAGCGGCGACCTCGACGAGAAGTTCGCCCGGGCCGGCGTCGCCGCCCTCGCGAAGTAG
- a CDS encoding ankyrin repeat domain-containing protein, producing MNALDQQLLGAARAGDTDAVRAAVEGGARVDARDEELRTPLLLAVHGGHVETARLLVDAGADPDAQDSREESPWLATGVTGSVAMLHVLLPAGPDLRLRNRFGGIALIPASERGHVGYVRELLRVTDIDVDHVNRLGWTALLEAVILGDGGRAHQEIVELLLAAGATPGLPDGDGVTALAHAERRGFAEIAALLRDASGDREPR from the coding sequence ATGAACGCCCTCGATCAGCAACTGCTCGGCGCCGCACGCGCCGGAGACACCGATGCCGTGCGGGCCGCGGTCGAGGGCGGCGCCCGGGTGGACGCCCGCGACGAGGAGCTGCGCACCCCGCTGCTCCTGGCCGTTCACGGCGGCCATGTGGAGACCGCCCGGCTGCTCGTCGACGCGGGCGCGGACCCGGACGCGCAGGACAGCCGCGAGGAGAGCCCCTGGCTGGCCACCGGTGTGACGGGCAGCGTCGCGATGCTCCACGTCCTGCTGCCGGCCGGGCCGGACCTGAGGCTCCGCAACCGGTTCGGTGGCATCGCGCTGATCCCGGCGAGCGAGCGGGGCCACGTGGGTTACGTACGGGAGCTGCTCCGGGTTACCGACATCGACGTCGACCACGTCAACCGGCTGGGCTGGACGGCGCTGCTGGAGGCGGTGATCCTCGGCGACGGAGGCCGTGCGCACCAGGAGATCGTCGAGCTGCTGCTGGCCGCCGGGGCGACGCCCGGGCTGCCGGACGGCGACGGCGTCACGGCTCTGGCGCACGCGGAACGCCGCGGCTTCGCGGAGATCGCGGCGCTGCTGCGGGACGCCTCGGGCGATCGGGAGCCCCGGTGA